In Amaranthus tricolor cultivar Red isolate AtriRed21 chromosome 5, ASM2621246v1, whole genome shotgun sequence, a genomic segment contains:
- the LOC130813895 gene encoding protein IQ-DOMAIN 3-like isoform X1 → MGRKGNWLSSMKKALHTETMEKNNQKTGMSKKKWSRKKKRPSCSTTPAESAPPTTLPTTVTHHVLKEPEKLSVSDKEQTKHAYNVALTTAKAAEAAVFAAQAAAEVICLTAAPPASAPVSAGKSKEEIAALKIQTVFRGYMARRTLRALRGLMRLKTMRQGQAIEHPAANILKSMQALARVQTQVRESRQKMAEENLARQKQIQQKHTKDQAKELEKSQVGNSVTMIFIFSRIYIMRFYVFHFTCSDGRKIHSKMEMEIGTAVEKQRNR, encoded by the exons ATGGGTAGAAAAGGAAATTGGttatcatcaatgaagaaagcTCTCCATACTGAGACAATGGAGAAGAACAACCAG aaaaCAGGAATGTCAAAAAAGAAATGGTCTAGGAAGAAAAAGCGACCGAGTTGTAGCACAACACCAGCAGAATCTGCTCCTCCAACAACATTACCGACTACAGTTACTCATCATGTTCTTAAAGAACCAGAAAAATTGAGTGTGTCAGATAAAGAACAGACCAAACATGCCTATAATGTGGCTCTAACTACTGCTAAAGCTGCCGAGGCTGCTGTTTTTGCTGCTCAGGCTGCTGCTGAAGTCATTTGTTTAACTGCTGCTCCTCCTGCTTCTGCTCCTGTTTCTGCTGGCAAGTCTAAGGAGGAAATTGCAGCCCTCAAGATTCAAACTGTTTTTCGAGGATATATG GCTAGGAGAACATTACGAGCTTTACGAGGATTGATGAGGCTGAAAACAATGAGGCAAGGACAGGCAATAGAACATCCTGCAGCAAATATTCTAAAATCAATGCAAGCATTAGCACGCGTGCAGACACAGGTGCGTGAGAGTAGACAGAAGATGGCTGAGGAAAATCTAGCTCGACAGAAACAGATTCAGCAAAAACATACAAAAGATCAAGCCAAGGAGCTCGAGAAATCACAAGTGGGTAATTCCGtcacaatgattttcattttctcgAGAATATATATTATGCggttttatgtttttcattttacTTGTAGTGATGGCAGAAAGATACACAGCAAAATGGAGATGGAAATTGGGACAGCAGTGGAAAAACAAAGGAACAGATAG
- the LOC130813895 gene encoding protein IQ-DOMAIN 3-like isoform X2, which produces MGRKGNWLSSMKKALHTETMEKNNQKTGMSKKKWSRKKKRPSCSTTPAESAPPTTLPTTVTHHVLKEPEKLSVSDKEQTKHAYNVALTTAKAAEAAVFAAQAAAEVICLTAAPPASAPVSAGKSKEEIAALKIQTVFRGYMARRTLRALRGLMRLKTMRQGQAIEHPAANILKSMQALARVQTQVRESRQKMAEENLARQKQIQQKHTKDQAKELEKSQKDTQQNGDGNWDSSGKTKEQIEAKMQSRREATIWRERTLVYGF; this is translated from the exons ATGGGTAGAAAAGGAAATTGGttatcatcaatgaagaaagcTCTCCATACTGAGACAATGGAGAAGAACAACCAG aaaaCAGGAATGTCAAAAAAGAAATGGTCTAGGAAGAAAAAGCGACCGAGTTGTAGCACAACACCAGCAGAATCTGCTCCTCCAACAACATTACCGACTACAGTTACTCATCATGTTCTTAAAGAACCAGAAAAATTGAGTGTGTCAGATAAAGAACAGACCAAACATGCCTATAATGTGGCTCTAACTACTGCTAAAGCTGCCGAGGCTGCTGTTTTTGCTGCTCAGGCTGCTGCTGAAGTCATTTGTTTAACTGCTGCTCCTCCTGCTTCTGCTCCTGTTTCTGCTGGCAAGTCTAAGGAGGAAATTGCAGCCCTCAAGATTCAAACTGTTTTTCGAGGATATATG GCTAGGAGAACATTACGAGCTTTACGAGGATTGATGAGGCTGAAAACAATGAGGCAAGGACAGGCAATAGAACATCCTGCAGCAAATATTCTAAAATCAATGCAAGCATTAGCACGCGTGCAGACACAGGTGCGTGAGAGTAGACAGAAGATGGCTGAGGAAAATCTAGCTCGACAGAAACAGATTCAGCAAAAACATACAAAAGATCAAGCCAAGGAGCTCGAGAAATCACAA AAAGATACACAGCAAAATGGAGATGGAAATTGGGACAGCAGTGGAAAAACAAAGGAACAGATAGAAGCAAAGATGCAAAGCAGACGTGAGGCCACCATTTGGAGAGAAAGAACTCTAGTTTATGGATTTTAA
- the LOC130813895 gene encoding protein IQ-DOMAIN 3-like isoform X3 — MGRKGNWLSSMKKALHTETMEKNNQKTGMSKKKWSRKKKRPSCSTTPAESAPPTTLPTTVTHHVLKEPEKLSVSDKEQTKHAYNVALTTAKAAEAAVFAAQAAAEVICLTAAPPASAPVSAGKSKEEIAALKIQTVFRGYMARRTLRALRGLMRLKTMRQGQAIEHPAANILKSMQALARVQTQVRESRQKMAEENLARQKQIQQKHTKDQAKELEKSQ; from the exons ATGGGTAGAAAAGGAAATTGGttatcatcaatgaagaaagcTCTCCATACTGAGACAATGGAGAAGAACAACCAG aaaaCAGGAATGTCAAAAAAGAAATGGTCTAGGAAGAAAAAGCGACCGAGTTGTAGCACAACACCAGCAGAATCTGCTCCTCCAACAACATTACCGACTACAGTTACTCATCATGTTCTTAAAGAACCAGAAAAATTGAGTGTGTCAGATAAAGAACAGACCAAACATGCCTATAATGTGGCTCTAACTACTGCTAAAGCTGCCGAGGCTGCTGTTTTTGCTGCTCAGGCTGCTGCTGAAGTCATTTGTTTAACTGCTGCTCCTCCTGCTTCTGCTCCTGTTTCTGCTGGCAAGTCTAAGGAGGAAATTGCAGCCCTCAAGATTCAAACTGTTTTTCGAGGATATATG GCTAGGAGAACATTACGAGCTTTACGAGGATTGATGAGGCTGAAAACAATGAGGCAAGGACAGGCAATAGAACATCCTGCAGCAAATATTCTAAAATCAATGCAAGCATTAGCACGCGTGCAGACACAGGTGCGTGAGAGTAGACAGAAGATGGCTGAGGAAAATCTAGCTCGACAGAAACAGATTCAGCAAAAACATACAAAAGATCAAGCCAAGGAGCTCGAGAAATCACAA TGA
- the LOC130813906 gene encoding beta-1,4-xylosyltransferase IRX9-like, producing MGSMERSKKRVHIWKKAVFHFLLCFVMGFFTGFAPTGKSCFTSLKSFGTFYNQCIDVAPRPNVSGSSNRSLSESPISSSTMDDADSVEEIDDQSNEMRDEWNPRRQIIVITPTNDKDPLRGVLLSRLANTLRLVPPPLLWIVVESHLESSDVSEILRRTGVMYRHLVYKQNFTDTRAEIDHQRNLALKHVELHRLSGIVHFAGLSNVYDLSFFDDIREIEAFGTWPLAKLSRKRKKMIIEGPVCDASQVVGWHLNNLNKEAYKSALHISSFGFNSSILWDPERWGRLPSAEATKQNSLQFVKQAVTEDESKIKGVPSEDCSKVNIWQLHLSSKIVQLHHASESTFDDGQR from the exons ATGGGATCAATGGAACGATCAAAGAAGCGCGTTCATATATGGAAGAAAGCAGTATTTCATTTCTTGCTGTGTTTTGTGATGGGATTCTTTACTGGCTTTGCTCCTACTGGTAAATCTTGTTTTACTAGTCTTAAATCATTTGGTACATTCTATAACCAGTGTATTGATGTTGCACCAAGGCCAAACGTCAGCGGTTCTTCAAACCGAAGCCTGTCAGAATCTCCGATCAGTAGTAGTACGATGGATGATGCTGATTCAGTTGAGGAAATTGACGATCAAAGTAATGAAATGCGCGATGAATGGAATCCGAGGAGACAGATTATAGTGATCACTCCTACTAATGATAAGGATCCCTTAAGGGGTGTGTTACTGAGTAGGTTAGCTAATACTCTTAGGTTGGTGCCTCCTCCACTGTTGTGGATTGTGGTGGAGTCACATTTGGAGTCTTCTGATGTATCAGAGATACTTAGGAGGACTGGGGTGATGTATAGGCACTTGGTTTATAAGCAGAATTTTACTGACACTAGAGCTGAAATCGATCACCAACGCAATCTCGCTCTTAAACATGTTGAACTTCATCGGTTAAGTGGAATTGTACATTTTGCTGGACTCTCTAATGTCTATGATCTCTCGTTCTTCGATGACATTCGAGAAATCGA GGCATTTGGAACATGGCCACTGGCAAAACTGTcaaggaagagaaagaaaatgataatagaAGGGCCAGTATGTGACGCTTCCCAAGTGGTAGGATGGCATCTCAACAACCTAAATAAAGAAGCATATAAATCAGCCCTCCACATCTCTAGTTTTGGTTTCAATAGTTCCATCCTTTGGGATCCTGAAAGATGGGGTCGTCTCCCTTCTGCAGAAGCCACCAAACAG AATTCCCTTCAATTTGTGAAACAAGCAGTTACAGAAGATGAGAGCAAAATTAAGGGAGTACCATCAGAAGATTGTTCCAAAGTAAACATTTGGCAGCTCCATTTGTCTTCCAAGATTGTACAACTTCATCATGCTTCAGAATCTACCTTTGATGATGGCCAAAGATAA